A genomic stretch from Pelagicoccus sp. SDUM812003 includes:
- a CDS encoding ion transporter, which translates to MGDLLLLKRLNESGVADWRIRLANWVDSDAVQRWVISAIVLNGLILGLETNEALMESWGVWLKFIDKALLAVFTIEIALKLLAYRQVFFRSGWNLFDFLVVAVAFVPGAGPWSVLRTLRVFRVLRLLTAVPQLKRVVAAFIHAIPGLSGVMLVMAIFFYTMAILATTLFGEAFPEWFGTLGASLYSLFQVMTLESWSMGIVRPVMEVYPWAWAFFVPFIVIATFTILNLFIGIIVSTMQELSVLPDPATRDGEILRTLGRMEDELERLRAQLRNR; encoded by the coding sequence ATGGGAGACTTGCTTCTTCTTAAGCGGCTGAATGAATCAGGTGTCGCCGATTGGCGGATACGACTAGCGAATTGGGTGGACTCCGATGCGGTGCAGCGTTGGGTGATCTCGGCCATCGTCTTGAATGGCTTGATCCTAGGACTGGAGACCAACGAAGCGCTGATGGAGTCTTGGGGCGTTTGGCTTAAGTTCATCGACAAGGCGCTGCTAGCGGTTTTCACCATCGAAATCGCCCTTAAGCTGCTGGCCTACCGACAGGTCTTTTTTCGCAGCGGGTGGAATCTCTTCGATTTTCTAGTGGTAGCGGTCGCGTTCGTTCCCGGGGCCGGACCGTGGTCGGTGTTGCGGACCTTGCGCGTTTTTCGGGTGCTGCGCTTGCTCACCGCGGTGCCGCAGCTGAAGCGAGTCGTGGCGGCGTTCATACATGCCATACCCGGGCTTTCCGGAGTGATGCTGGTGATGGCCATCTTCTTCTATACCATGGCGATTCTCGCTACGACTTTGTTCGGGGAGGCCTTTCCTGAGTGGTTCGGCACCTTAGGGGCGAGCCTGTATTCGCTTTTTCAGGTCATGACCTTGGAGAGCTGGTCGATGGGCATCGTTCGTCCGGTGATGGAAGTCTATCCTTGGGCGTGGGCGTTTTTCGTTCCGTTCATCGTCATTGCCACCTTTACGATTCTCAATCTATTCATCGGCATCATCGTTTCGACCATGCAGGAGCTTTCCGTATTGCCAGATCCCGCCACGCGAGATGGAGAGATTCTGCGAACGCTCGGGCGCATGGAAGACGAACTGGAGCGCTTGCGGGCCCAGCTGAGAAATCGCTAA
- a CDS encoding HPF/RaiA family ribosome-associated protein encodes MGIVEETLEGRLSHGLRVQAIGMKLGRSAQEAIRRKAEAMTRRYPGLLGLAVELRRVVLGPRRSEYLVKARLVLPGYDRIVAKRSEELGLALANAFEVADRQLRRRATRARF; translated from the coding sequence ATGGGGATAGTGGAGGAGACGCTGGAGGGTCGCCTGAGCCACGGACTGAGGGTCCAGGCTATAGGCATGAAGCTGGGACGGTCGGCTCAGGAGGCGATTCGGCGAAAGGCTGAAGCCATGACGCGTCGCTATCCAGGGCTGCTGGGCCTCGCTGTGGAGTTGCGACGCGTGGTCTTAGGGCCCCGAAGAAGCGAGTACTTGGTGAAGGCGCGTCTGGTTTTGCCGGGCTACGACCGCATCGTGGCGAAGCGATCCGAGGAGCTAGGCTTGGCGCTCGCGAACGCATTCGAGGTGGCCGATCGCCAGTTGAGGCGGCGGGCGACGCGAGCGCGGTTTTGA
- a CDS encoding winged helix-turn-helix domain-containing protein, giving the protein MIGHSHRKTLTPQESAAHSWTFFSNHAHVLVCLHYDEDLTLREVADQVGITERAVQKIVAELEAAGIISRSKLGRRNTYEVNASVRLRHPIEAHRSVGDLLDFVLKGR; this is encoded by the coding sequence ATGATCGGCCATTCTCATCGAAAGACGCTTACGCCGCAGGAATCGGCGGCTCATTCCTGGACCTTTTTTTCCAATCATGCCCACGTCTTGGTCTGCTTGCACTACGACGAGGATCTGACGCTTCGGGAGGTTGCGGATCAAGTGGGCATCACGGAGCGGGCGGTTCAGAAAATCGTGGCGGAGCTGGAAGCCGCTGGCATAATCTCCCGTTCAAAGCTAGGGCGTCGCAATACTTACGAGGTGAATGCGTCGGTCAGATTGCGGCATCCGATAGAGGCCCATCGCTCGGTGGGCGATCTGCTGGATTTCGTCTTGAAGGGGCGTTGA
- a CDS encoding helix-turn-helix domain-containing protein, whose translation MSLKYGQFCPIAKAAEVIGERWTLLLIRELLLGETRFNELQRGLSQMSPTLLAKRLKQLVDCGLVIKKELQGKRHSEYFLTAAGRELGPIVMSLGEWGARWARGQMDDEELDVELLMTDFKRRIDTDQLPAGRTVIHFIFPSLEMFAHWWIVIEENGARELCIDNPGKEVDVTLRCNLRTMTEIWAGDTTIAKARRDGLLKVTGNPVLARSVSKWLCSGLLSKIRPADPSS comes from the coding sequence ATGAGCCTCAAGTACGGTCAATTCTGCCCCATCGCCAAAGCCGCCGAAGTCATCGGCGAACGCTGGACTCTGCTCCTGATCCGCGAACTCCTGCTCGGCGAGACGCGTTTCAACGAGCTCCAACGCGGCCTCTCCCAAATGTCGCCCACCTTGCTCGCCAAACGCCTCAAGCAGCTAGTGGACTGTGGTCTTGTCATCAAAAAGGAACTACAGGGAAAACGCCACTCGGAGTACTTCCTCACCGCCGCCGGACGCGAGCTCGGCCCCATCGTCATGAGCCTCGGCGAGTGGGGAGCTCGCTGGGCCCGCGGGCAGATGGACGACGAGGAGCTGGACGTGGAGCTGCTGATGACCGATTTCAAGCGCCGCATCGACACCGACCAGCTTCCCGCCGGCCGCACTGTCATCCACTTCATTTTCCCCAGTCTCGAGATGTTCGCCCACTGGTGGATCGTCATCGAAGAAAACGGCGCTCGAGAACTCTGCATCGACAACCCGGGCAAGGAAGTCGACGTCACCCTGCGCTGCAATCTGCGCACCATGACGGAAATCTGGGCTGGCGACACCACCATCGCAAAAGCCAGACGCGACGGCCTTCTCAAGGTCACCGGAAATCCGGTGCTCGCCCGCAGCGTTTCAAAATGGCTCTGCTCAGGTCTGCTCTCCAAGATCCGACCAGCAGACCCCAGTTCGTAA
- a CDS encoding 4-oxalocrotonate tautomerase family protein, whose translation MPLVNVQIIENVFTPEQKKEIITKVTDAMLSIEGEALREVTWVKIDEVKEGNWGIGGHPLTAADVRRMQMAEA comes from the coding sequence ATGCCACTCGTAAACGTACAGATCATCGAAAACGTATTCACCCCTGAACAGAAGAAGGAAATCATCACCAAGGTGACCGATGCCATGCTCTCCATCGAAGGCGAGGCCTTGCGTGAAGTGACCTGGGTCAAGATCGACGAGGTCAAGGAAGGCAACTGGGGCATCGGCGGCCACCCGCTCACCGCAGCCGACGTGCGCCGCATGCAGATGGCGGAGGCGTAG